A section of the Stenotrophomonas sp. 364 genome encodes:
- a CDS encoding RNA polymerase sigma factor: MSSLGSVLLEHYEAFRKRLRRRLGSDDLALDALQETWLRVERMGGAQPQRNPVAYLFRMAVNAASDQRSAQARVLTGAEVDALMEEGTDHLDPATVTFGRAEMGALTEALRELPARQRAILIAARVEHRPIEAIAAEHGVSARMIGKDLKKALQHCAARLDRPLVQRFGPGAGKPS, translated from the coding sequence GTGAGCAGCCTGGGCAGCGTGCTGCTGGAACACTACGAGGCGTTCCGCAAGCGCCTGCGGCGGCGGCTCGGCTCGGACGACCTGGCGCTGGATGCGCTGCAGGAAACCTGGCTGCGGGTGGAGCGCATGGGCGGCGCACAACCGCAGCGCAACCCGGTGGCCTACCTGTTCCGTATGGCGGTCAACGCCGCCAGCGATCAGCGCAGCGCTCAAGCCCGCGTGCTCACCGGCGCCGAGGTGGATGCACTGATGGAGGAGGGCACCGACCACCTCGACCCGGCCACGGTCACCTTTGGCCGCGCGGAGATGGGCGCACTCACCGAGGCACTGCGCGAACTGCCCGCGCGCCAGCGCGCCATCCTGATTGCCGCCCGCGTGGAACACCGCCCCATCGAGGCCATCGCTGCCGAACACGGCGTGTCCGCGCGGATGATCGGCAAAGACCTGAAGAAGGCGCTGCAGCATTGCGCCGCACGGCTGGACCGGCCGCTGGTGCAGCGGTTCGGTCCCGGCGCCGGAAAACCGTCATGA
- a CDS encoding TonB-dependent outer membrane receptor: MQFDDTGARARPRPLLGLALGAMCSAALGLWLPCAAAAGADDSGTPRRFDIPAQSLPDALQSYGEITGVAVLIDAHLLGGLRSTPVQGTFAPLPALQTLLDGTGLAPRFVDGAALTLVPADAVTPAAPVDAAAASAGRVPAHAARIIQRSLEQALCGTRATRPGSYRAVLQLWLNADHRVERSTLLQGSGDTARDDALLDRVRGIALPGLPSGLPQPITLQLLPRSATATVPCKGAP; the protein is encoded by the coding sequence ATGCAGTTTGATGACACCGGGGCGCGGGCCCGCCCGCGACCGCTGCTGGGGCTGGCGCTGGGGGCGATGTGCAGCGCCGCGCTGGGCCTGTGGCTGCCGTGCGCGGCAGCAGCCGGTGCCGATGACAGCGGCACGCCACGTCGCTTCGACATACCGGCACAATCGTTGCCGGACGCCTTGCAGTCGTATGGGGAGATTACCGGGGTGGCGGTACTGATCGATGCGCATCTGCTGGGTGGGCTGCGCTCCACGCCGGTCCAGGGCACCTTTGCGCCGCTGCCTGCGTTGCAGACCCTGCTGGATGGCACCGGGTTGGCGCCGCGCTTCGTCGACGGTGCGGCCCTCACCCTGGTTCCCGCCGATGCAGTGACGCCTGCTGCGCCGGTGGACGCTGCTGCCGCGTCGGCAGGCAGGGTGCCGGCACACGCCGCGCGGATCATCCAGCGCTCGCTTGAGCAGGCGCTGTGCGGCACCCGCGCCACGCGCCCGGGCAGTTACCGTGCCGTGCTGCAACTCTGGTTGAATGCTGACCATCGCGTTGAAAGAAGCACCCTGCTGCAGGGCAGCGGCGACACCGCGCGCGACGATGCGCTGCTGGACCGCGTGCGCGGGATTGCGTTGCCGGGCCTGCCCAGTGGCCTGCCGCAGCCGATCACGCTGCAGCTGCTGCCGCGCAGCGCGACCGCCACGGTGCCCTGCAAGGGCGCGCCGTGA
- a CDS encoding Gfo/Idh/MocA family oxidoreductase → MQRREFIAASAAVAASSLLPQVPAWARGRKVRLGLIGTGMRGQVLLKELVRRDDVEVVALCDIEPIMLGRAVEMVAKAGKPAPKTYGQDRDVNAWKRLLEQRGLDGVVIATPWEYHAPMAIAAMQARIAVGCEVVAGITLQDHWDVLKTQLSTGTPYMLLENVCYRRDVMAALQMVRQGLFGELVHLQAGYQHDLRGVKFNSGDPNQPYDSGVEFGAKGWSEARWRTEHSVKRNGELYPSHGIGPCAMYTGINRGNRFTHINAFASKARGLHDYTVAKSGGTTHPSTKVAFKLGDVVTTTLACENGETIILQHDTSLPRPYSMGFRVQGTKGLWMDVNQSIHIEGRSPPHKWEDFKAYQDQYEHPLWKQHADTAASAGHGGMDWFVIHAFVEALKARAPMPIDIYDAITWSAITPLSEQSIANSFQTLEFPDFTAGLWKQRKPIFAFDETY, encoded by the coding sequence ATGCAACGTAGGGAATTCATCGCGGCCAGCGCCGCCGTCGCCGCCAGCAGCCTGCTGCCGCAGGTACCGGCCTGGGCACGCGGGCGCAAGGTGCGGCTGGGCCTGATCGGCACGGGTATGCGCGGCCAGGTGCTGCTGAAGGAACTGGTGCGCCGCGACGACGTGGAGGTGGTGGCGCTGTGCGACATCGAACCGATCATGCTCGGCCGCGCCGTGGAGATGGTGGCCAAGGCCGGCAAGCCGGCGCCGAAGACCTACGGCCAGGACCGCGACGTCAATGCCTGGAAGCGCCTGCTGGAACAGCGCGGGCTGGATGGCGTGGTCATCGCCACCCCGTGGGAGTACCACGCCCCGATGGCCATTGCGGCCATGCAGGCCAGGATCGCGGTTGGCTGTGAAGTGGTGGCCGGCATCACCCTGCAGGACCACTGGGACGTGCTCAAGACCCAGCTGTCCACCGGCACCCCGTACATGCTGCTGGAAAACGTCTGCTACCGGCGCGATGTGATGGCCGCGCTGCAGATGGTGCGCCAAGGCCTGTTCGGCGAGCTGGTGCACCTGCAGGCCGGCTACCAGCACGACCTGCGCGGGGTGAAGTTCAACTCCGGCGACCCCAACCAGCCGTATGACAGCGGCGTGGAGTTCGGCGCCAAGGGCTGGTCCGAGGCGCGCTGGCGCACCGAGCACTCGGTCAAGCGCAACGGCGAGCTGTACCCCAGCCACGGCATCGGCCCCTGCGCGATGTACACCGGCATCAACCGTGGCAACCGCTTCACCCACATCAACGCGTTCGCCAGCAAGGCGCGCGGCCTGCACGACTACACCGTGGCCAAGAGCGGCGGCACCACCCATCCCAGCACCAAAGTGGCGTTCAAGCTGGGCGACGTGGTGACCACCACGCTGGCCTGCGAGAACGGCGAAACGATCATCCTGCAGCACGACACCTCGCTGCCGCGCCCGTACTCAATGGGCTTCCGCGTGCAGGGCACCAAGGGCCTGTGGATGGACGTCAACCAGTCCATCCACATCGAAGGCCGCAGCCCGCCGCACAAGTGGGAAGACTTCAAGGCCTACCAGGACCAGTACGAGCACCCGCTGTGGAAGCAGCACGCCGATACCGCCGCCAGCGCCGGCCACGGTGGCATGGACTGGTTCGTGATCCATGCGTTCGTTGAGGCCCTGAAGGCCCGCGCGCCGATGCCGATCGACATCTACGACGCCATCACCTGGAGTGCGATCACCCCGCTGTCGGAGCAGTCCATCGCCAACAGCTTCCAGACGCTGGAGTTCCCGGACTTCACCGCCGGGCTGTGGAAGCAGCGCAAGCCGATCTTTGCGTTCGACGAGACGTATTGA
- a CDS encoding TonB-dependent receptor has protein sequence MLTERHRHRCIPATPLSIALGLALAVAGNAGAQEAAPAAKATELQRIEVTGSNIRRSDVETASPVQVISKQDIENMGARTLLQVLDNLPAARPAQQDARSLFTGSDGASQANLRGLGAQGTLVLLNGRRLSYYGAPAGFQTQFVNIDAIPAAAIERMEVLTDGASAVYGTDAVAGVINVITKRSYQGAEINLTTDKSSRISSYGEHQGSITAGFGDLDEDRYNVYASVNLYRRDAIPLSDFYDKRPSQYYVNNPNYLPNLRLGTGSKPGEFNPGSYFAFDPVTGRRVQEAAPGCNNVLTSEAAGPRCIWETWMNNEIDAGAKSERNTAYVNAHFLIGDSTEAFAEATYTDIDLTANGGTPRAYGTTTGNPTSWFSRNTGTTVNQFLYPYLGPNNEYNHASPELKALMGGVVGLQYLLQDVGANHFGQRNTDQSYRVVAGLRGDVGDWNWETAFATAGSHSVTYQTTNVNLAGFEKAFGPYSVDPGTGRVIISDHPAYKFGEYSEANAALIREAFPTFDIQSWTRLHTLDGKIEGPLFQMPAGEVRAAFGFNASRETFYTPGNPDAANGLITQQGGSWFDGKRNTYALFAETVAPLTEKLELDAALRVDKYPDFSANLAPKVGLKYQMFDQLMLRGTYSTGFRAPSLAESGNGGVFAQLGGYRDEVRCNETNAIANLLLQSRRGGDVDLGKTLLNSDCSRTVARMTQPNPALKPEKAKITTLGFVYEPTAWLSVSADYWFIYRTNEIVAPDYTRDEDIISSTRSPITEADRANQAALAAMCADPASGVSCPGTLPGYSTGNVASVVGQYKNRGKTLIDGFDIDARSRFSLGEWGNLNIGVAATIANRNRSYLDEESGWYYGDLVGYYNNPRLRATLNADWSYKQVTTSMFINYVGGTKWALQQIDEEDNNPQTCTAGYLPVEQSKCDGAPSWWTANLSVAWRPDDHWNVGFTIKNLFDRLPFYDPNSFLGDSSDYATIFGRGYSLTVGYKF, from the coding sequence ATGTTGACCGAACGCCATCGCCATCGCTGCATCCCCGCTACCCCCTTGTCCATCGCACTGGGCCTGGCCCTTGCCGTGGCCGGCAACGCCGGTGCGCAGGAGGCCGCGCCCGCTGCCAAGGCCACCGAGCTGCAGCGCATTGAAGTGACCGGCTCCAACATCCGCCGCAGCGACGTGGAAACCGCCTCGCCGGTGCAGGTGATCAGCAAGCAGGACATCGAGAACATGGGCGCGCGCACGCTGCTGCAGGTGCTCGACAACCTGCCGGCGGCACGCCCCGCCCAGCAGGATGCGCGCTCGCTGTTCACCGGTTCCGACGGCGCCTCGCAGGCCAACCTGCGCGGCCTCGGCGCGCAGGGCACGCTGGTGCTGCTGAACGGCCGTCGCCTGTCGTACTACGGCGCGCCCGCCGGCTTCCAGACCCAGTTCGTCAACATCGATGCGATTCCCGCCGCGGCGATCGAACGCATGGAAGTGCTCACCGACGGCGCCTCGGCGGTGTACGGTACCGACGCGGTGGCCGGCGTGATCAACGTGATCACCAAGCGCTCCTACCAGGGCGCGGAGATCAACCTCACCACCGACAAGTCCTCGCGCATCAGTTCCTACGGCGAACACCAGGGCAGCATCACCGCCGGCTTCGGCGACCTGGATGAAGACCGCTACAACGTGTACGCCTCGGTCAACCTGTACCGGCGCGATGCGATTCCGCTGAGCGACTTCTACGACAAGCGCCCGTCCCAGTACTACGTCAACAACCCCAACTACCTGCCCAACCTGCGCCTGGGCACCGGCAGCAAGCCGGGCGAGTTCAACCCGGGCAGCTACTTCGCCTTCGACCCGGTCACCGGTCGCCGCGTGCAGGAAGCCGCGCCGGGCTGCAACAACGTGCTCACCAGTGAAGCGGCCGGCCCGCGCTGTATTTGGGAGACGTGGATGAACAACGAGATCGACGCCGGTGCCAAGTCCGAGCGCAACACTGCGTACGTCAACGCCCACTTCCTGATCGGCGACAGCACCGAGGCGTTCGCCGAAGCGACCTACACCGACATCGATCTGACCGCCAACGGCGGCACCCCGCGTGCCTACGGCACCACCACCGGCAACCCCACCAGCTGGTTCTCGCGCAACACCGGCACCACGGTCAACCAGTTCCTGTACCCGTACCTCGGCCCGAACAACGAATACAACCACGCCTCGCCCGAACTGAAAGCCCTGATGGGTGGCGTTGTGGGCCTGCAATACCTGCTGCAGGACGTGGGCGCCAACCACTTCGGCCAGCGCAACACCGACCAGAGCTACCGCGTGGTGGCCGGCCTGCGCGGCGACGTGGGCGACTGGAACTGGGAAACCGCCTTCGCCACCGCCGGCAGCCACTCGGTGACCTACCAGACCACCAACGTCAACCTGGCCGGCTTCGAGAAGGCGTTTGGCCCGTACAGCGTCGACCCGGGCACCGGGCGGGTGATCATCTCCGACCACCCGGCGTATAAATTTGGCGAATACAGCGAAGCCAACGCGGCGCTGATCCGCGAAGCATTCCCCACCTTCGACATCCAGTCCTGGACCCGCCTGCACACCCTGGACGGCAAGATCGAAGGCCCGCTGTTCCAGATGCCGGCCGGTGAAGTACGCGCAGCCTTCGGCTTCAATGCCAGCCGCGAAACCTTCTACACCCCCGGCAACCCGGACGCGGCCAACGGCCTGATCACCCAGCAGGGCGGCTCGTGGTTCGACGGCAAGCGCAACACCTACGCGCTGTTCGCCGAAACCGTGGCCCCGCTCACCGAGAAGCTGGAACTGGACGCGGCGCTGCGCGTGGACAAGTACCCCGACTTCAGCGCCAACCTGGCCCCGAAGGTAGGCCTGAAGTATCAGATGTTCGACCAGTTGATGCTGCGTGGCACCTATTCCACCGGCTTCCGCGCGCCGAGCCTGGCCGAATCCGGCAACGGCGGTGTGTTCGCCCAGCTTGGCGGCTACCGCGACGAAGTGCGCTGCAACGAGACCAACGCCATTGCCAACCTGCTGCTGCAATCCCGGCGCGGCGGTGACGTGGACCTGGGCAAGACCCTGCTCAACAGCGACTGCAGCCGTACCGTGGCGCGCATGACCCAGCCCAACCCGGCGCTGAAGCCGGAGAAGGCCAAGATCACCACGCTGGGCTTCGTCTACGAACCCACCGCGTGGCTGTCGGTGTCGGCCGATTACTGGTTCATCTACCGCACCAACGAAATCGTCGCGCCCGATTACACCCGCGACGAAGACATCATCTCCTCCACCCGCTCGCCGATCACCGAAGCCGACCGCGCCAACCAGGCGGCGCTGGCGGCCATGTGCGCCGACCCGGCCAGCGGCGTCAGCTGCCCCGGCACGCTGCCCGGTTACAGCACCGGCAACGTGGCCAGCGTGGTGGGGCAGTACAAAAACCGCGGCAAGACCCTGATCGACGGCTTCGACATCGACGCGCGCAGCCGCTTCTCGCTGGGCGAGTGGGGCAACCTGAACATCGGCGTTGCCGCCACCATCGCCAACCGCAACCGCTCCTACCTGGACGAGGAAAGCGGCTGGTACTACGGTGACCTGGTGGGTTATTACAACAACCCGCGCCTGCGGGCCACGTTGAACGCCGACTGGAGCTACAAGCAGGTCACCACCAGCATGTTCATCAACTACGTGGGCGGCACCAAGTGGGCGCTCCAGCAGATCGATGAAGAAGACAACAACCCGCAGACCTGCACCGCCGGCTACCTGCCGGTGGAGCAGAGCAAGTGCGACGGCGCTCCGTCGTGGTGGACCGCCAACCTGAGCGTGGCCTGGCGTCCGGATGACCACTGGAACGTGGGCTTCACCATCAAGAACCTGTTCGACCGCCTGCCGTTCTACGATCCGAACAGCTTCCTGGGCGATTCCAGCGATTACGCGACCATCTTCGGTCGTGGTTACAGTCTGACCGTCGGCTACAAGTTCTGA
- a CDS encoding TIM-barrel domain-containing protein, with the protein MESRFRRTGLMVALLSALAAAPAVAEPLGNLARISAAPSKDGSPGWDIRTDNGMLLRVDLLGEDMLRVQAGRNGTLSGAGDKAAPIVVPQPAAKVAAQLEEDATEVRIRTAALVLHIQRQPLRLALDRRDAGGAVPLWRELQPLDLGKEQSVQVLSSDADEHFFGGGQQNGRFAFKGRELEVSYSGGWEEGDRPNPAPMLLSARGWGMLRNTWSDGTYDLRQADQATLLHREDRFDAYYFVGPSLHTLLDRYTTLTGRAALLPRWAFSYGDADCYNDGDNIKKPGSVPDGWSDGPTGTTPDVVDSVAKQYRDHDMPGGWILPNDGYGCGYKKLPETVKGLARYGFRTGLWTENGVDKIAWEVGTAGSRVQKLDVAWTGKGYQFAMDANQSAFNGILHNSDSRPFLWTVMGWGGIQRYAVAWTGDQSSSWDYIRWHIPTLVGSGLSGMAYASGDVDAIFGGSAETFTRDLQWKSFTPVLMGMSGWSGNARKHPWWFDEPYRSVNRDYLKLKMRMTPYMYGLAHEAATTGAPLLRALMWDYPQDPQAYTEAYKYQFLLGRELLIAPVYRSQAASRGWRRDIHLPQGRWIDYWDGRQLQAGAAGRTLDRAVDLATIPVFVRAGAIIPMYPDMLYDGQKPLDEVTFDLYPQGDAQYTLYEDDGNTRRYEKGESSTQQVTVTAPTQGTGPVQVTIGAVQGQYAGQLPQRRYALRVLSRQRPTAVTLGERALPMLADKAAWQAASEGWYFDAAERRGTLHVRTAPTDIRQPVALQLALPVAAAVADDAYPAAPELGRALPSDSLLVVNRPAEEQGYELEKAFDDDPATWFRTVRNQAVKTGAHEWVLGFGERKLIDGIALAPRNDQHWKNGQIRDYEIYLADSNGEWGQPVKRGRLTLQQGVQQIDFPAQAGRLLRFRVLSTQNPDGDGAGGSDPMVTAAQGSVARTVDALQPRDVGPIVLSSFHVLEHPQPTTPVQQLYLSALPLPAALQASVASDHAFGGHAALRMNGLLFRRGLGVNANSRIDLKLTGSWRLLRADLGIDDQCRAAGGMQFQVWGDNRLLYDSGLVKAPGVVKPELDVRGLHTLSLRTLGAQGDHPAQVCGNWANAALIGQEGDTASIVSP; encoded by the coding sequence GTGGAATCCCGGTTTCGACGTACTGGCCTGATGGTGGCCCTGCTCTCCGCGCTGGCGGCGGCACCGGCCGTGGCCGAGCCGCTGGGCAACCTGGCCCGCATCAGCGCCGCCCCCAGCAAGGACGGCAGCCCCGGTTGGGACATCCGTACCGACAACGGCATGCTGCTGCGCGTGGACCTGCTGGGCGAGGACATGCTGCGCGTGCAGGCCGGACGCAACGGCACGCTCAGCGGCGCCGGCGACAAGGCCGCCCCGATCGTGGTGCCGCAGCCGGCCGCGAAGGTGGCCGCGCAGCTGGAAGAAGACGCCACCGAGGTCCGCATCCGCACCGCGGCGCTTGTGCTGCACATCCAGCGCCAACCGCTTCGCCTGGCGCTGGACCGCCGCGACGCAGGCGGCGCCGTGCCGCTGTGGCGCGAGCTGCAGCCGCTGGACCTGGGCAAGGAACAGAGCGTGCAGGTGCTGTCCAGCGACGCCGACGAACACTTCTTCGGTGGCGGCCAGCAGAACGGCCGCTTTGCCTTCAAGGGCCGCGAACTGGAGGTGTCCTATTCCGGTGGCTGGGAAGAGGGCGACCGCCCCAACCCCGCGCCCATGCTGCTGAGCGCACGCGGCTGGGGCATGCTGCGCAACACCTGGAGCGATGGCACCTACGATCTGCGCCAGGCCGACCAGGCCACGCTGCTGCACCGCGAAGACCGTTTCGATGCGTACTACTTCGTCGGCCCAAGCCTGCACACCCTGCTGGACCGCTACACCACCTTGACCGGCCGTGCCGCGCTGCTGCCGCGCTGGGCGTTCTCCTACGGCGACGCCGACTGCTACAACGACGGCGACAACATCAAGAAACCCGGCAGCGTGCCCGATGGCTGGAGCGACGGTCCCACCGGTACCACCCCGGACGTGGTGGACAGCGTGGCCAAACAGTACCGCGACCACGACATGCCCGGCGGCTGGATCCTGCCCAACGATGGCTATGGCTGCGGCTACAAGAAACTGCCAGAAACGGTGAAGGGCCTGGCCCGGTACGGCTTCAGGACCGGCCTGTGGACCGAGAACGGCGTGGACAAGATCGCCTGGGAAGTGGGCACCGCCGGCAGCCGCGTGCAGAAGCTGGACGTGGCCTGGACCGGCAAGGGCTACCAGTTCGCGATGGACGCCAACCAGTCCGCGTTCAACGGCATCCTGCACAACTCCGACTCGCGCCCGTTCCTGTGGACGGTGATGGGCTGGGGCGGCATCCAGCGCTACGCGGTGGCCTGGACCGGCGACCAGAGCAGCAGCTGGGATTACATCCGCTGGCACATTCCCACCCTGGTCGGCTCGGGGCTGTCCGGCATGGCCTATGCCAGCGGCGATGTGGATGCGATCTTCGGTGGCAGCGCCGAAACCTTCACCCGCGACCTGCAGTGGAAGAGCTTCACCCCGGTGCTGATGGGCATGTCCGGCTGGTCGGGCAACGCCCGCAAACACCCGTGGTGGTTCGATGAGCCCTACCGCAGCGTCAACCGCGATTACCTGAAGTTGAAGATGCGCATGACCCCGTACATGTACGGGCTGGCGCATGAGGCGGCCACCACCGGCGCACCGCTGCTGCGCGCGTTGATGTGGGATTACCCGCAGGACCCGCAGGCCTACACCGAAGCCTACAAGTACCAGTTCCTGCTCGGCCGCGAACTGTTGATCGCGCCGGTGTACCGCAGCCAGGCCGCCAGCCGTGGCTGGCGCCGCGACATCCACCTGCCGCAGGGCCGCTGGATCGACTACTGGGATGGCCGCCAGTTGCAGGCCGGTGCCGCCGGTCGCACTCTGGACCGTGCCGTGGACCTGGCCACGATCCCGGTGTTCGTGCGGGCCGGCGCGATCATTCCGATGTACCCGGACATGCTCTACGACGGGCAGAAGCCGCTGGATGAAGTCACCTTCGACCTGTACCCACAGGGCGATGCGCAGTACACCCTGTACGAAGACGACGGCAACACCCGCCGTTACGAGAAGGGCGAATCGAGCACCCAGCAGGTGACCGTCACAGCTCCCACGCAGGGCACGGGCCCGGTGCAGGTCACCATCGGGGCGGTGCAGGGCCAGTACGCCGGCCAGCTGCCGCAACGCCGCTACGCATTGCGCGTGCTCAGCCGCCAGCGCCCCACCGCGGTCACCCTGGGCGAGCGTGCGCTGCCGATGCTGGCCGACAAGGCGGCGTGGCAGGCGGCCAGCGAAGGCTGGTACTTCGATGCCGCCGAGCGTCGCGGCACGCTGCATGTACGCACCGCGCCCACCGACATCCGCCAGCCGGTGGCGCTGCAGCTGGCCCTGCCGGTGGCCGCCGCCGTTGCTGACGACGCGTACCCGGCCGCGCCGGAACTGGGCCGCGCACTGCCGTCGGACAGCCTGCTGGTGGTCAACCGCCCGGCCGAAGAGCAGGGCTATGAACTGGAAAAGGCGTTCGATGACGACCCGGCTACCTGGTTCCGCACGGTGCGCAACCAGGCGGTGAAGACCGGCGCGCACGAATGGGTGCTCGGCTTCGGCGAACGCAAGCTGATCGACGGCATCGCGCTGGCGCCACGCAACGATCAGCATTGGAAGAACGGCCAGATCCGCGACTACGAGATCTACCTGGCCGACAGCAACGGCGAGTGGGGCCAACCGGTCAAACGGGGCCGCCTCACCCTGCAGCAGGGCGTGCAGCAGATCGACTTCCCCGCCCAGGCCGGCCGCCTGCTGCGCTTCCGTGTGCTGAGCACGCAGAACCCCGACGGCGACGGTGCCGGTGGCAGTGATCCGATGGTGACTGCCGCGCAGGGCAGCGTGGCCCGTACGGTGGATGCGCTGCAGCCGCGCGACGTTGGCCCCATCGTGCTGTCCAGCTTCCATGTGCTGGAACACCCGCAGCCCACCACGCCCGTACAGCAGCTGTATCTGTCTGCGCTGCCACTGCCGGCCGCGCTGCAGGCCAGCGTGGCCAGCGACCACGCCTTTGGCGGCCATGCGGCATTGCGCATGAACGGCCTGCTGTTCCGCCGCGGCCTGGGGGTCAATGCCAACAGCCGCATCGACCTGAAGCTCACCGGCAGCTGGCGCCTGCTGCGCGCCGACCTGGGCATCGATGACCAGTGCCGCGCCGCCGGTGGCATGCAGTTCCAGGTGTGGGGCGACAACCGGCTGCTGTATGACAGCGGCCTGGTCAAGGCGCCCGGCGTGGTCAAACCGGAACTGGACGTACGCGGCCTGCACACCTTGAGCCTGCGCACGCTGGGCGCTCAGGGCGACCACCCCGCGCAGGTCTGCGGCAACTGGGCCAACGCCGCGCTGATCGGACAGGAGGGCGATACCGCCAGCATCGTGTCGCCGTAA
- a CDS encoding SIS domain-containing protein produces MDASVLTDLPAWQRLGGAYTAEEIAQQPRMWTALADLLDDAQARIDRFLGDALRQSGQLVIFTGAGSSGFIAEMVADHINAQWPAEVRALHTTSLLTHPALYLRRERPTLLVSFGRSGSSPESVAAVELVRDRVDDARFLDITCNADGELARRGHGRSDTLSLLMPPPSCDRAFAMTSSLTSMLLAALSVFDSAPWPQRVQRLRSLASHGARALQAWDGAVGTLAQAAYSRVIYLGSGPLEALAREAALKVLELTAGQVLALANTPLGFRHGPKSTLNGDTLVVMLRSAQPLSRRYEQDLLDELRGDGIAARVISVGPDGDDRADGDFVLDAPALDDSWLAPLWLLMPQCYALQRSAALGMTPDNPFPDGTVNRVVQGVTIHSHG; encoded by the coding sequence ATGGACGCTTCTGTGCTTACCGACTTGCCCGCGTGGCAGCGCCTTGGCGGCGCCTATACCGCCGAAGAAATCGCCCAGCAGCCGCGCATGTGGACTGCCCTGGCCGACCTCCTCGATGACGCGCAGGCGCGCATCGACCGCTTCCTTGGGGATGCACTGCGCCAGAGCGGCCAGTTGGTGATCTTCACCGGTGCCGGCAGCTCGGGCTTCATCGCCGAAATGGTGGCCGACCACATCAATGCGCAGTGGCCCGCCGAGGTCCGCGCGCTCCACACCACCAGCCTGCTCACCCATCCGGCGCTCTACCTGCGCCGCGAGCGCCCGACCCTGCTGGTGTCGTTCGGGCGCAGTGGCTCCAGCCCGGAAAGCGTGGCGGCGGTGGAACTGGTGCGCGACCGGGTCGACGACGCGCGCTTCCTGGACATCACCTGCAATGCCGATGGCGAACTGGCCCGGCGTGGCCATGGCCGCAGCGACACGCTGTCGTTGCTGATGCCGCCGCCCAGCTGCGACCGCGCCTTTGCCATGACCAGCAGCCTGACCAGCATGCTGCTGGCCGCGCTGAGCGTGTTCGACAGCGCGCCGTGGCCGCAGCGCGTGCAGCGCCTGCGCAGCCTTGCCAGCCACGGCGCGCGTGCCCTGCAGGCGTGGGACGGTGCCGTGGGCACGCTGGCCCAGGCCGCGTATTCGCGTGTGATCTACCTGGGCAGCGGCCCGCTGGAAGCACTGGCCCGCGAAGCGGCGCTGAAGGTGCTCGAACTCACCGCCGGCCAGGTGCTGGCGCTGGCCAACACCCCGCTCGGCTTCCGCCACGGCCCCAAGTCCACGCTCAATGGCGACACCCTGGTGGTGATGCTGCGCAGCGCGCAACCGCTGTCGCGCCGCTACGAACAGGACCTGCTGGACGAACTGCGTGGCGATGGGATCGCCGCACGGGTGATCTCGGTGGGTCCCGATGGCGATGACCGCGCCGACGGCGACTTCGTGCTCGACGCACCCGCGCTGGACGACAGCTGGCTGGCCCCGCTTTGGCTGCTGATGCCGCAGTGCTATGCGCTGCAGCGTTCGGCGGCGCTGGGCATGACCCCGGACAACCCCTTCCCCGACGGCACCGTGAACCGGGTCGTGCAGGGCGTGACCATCCATTCCCATGGCTGA
- a CDS encoding ROK family protein, whose protein sequence is MQCWYGIDVGGTKIELVAYDATLRELHRERVTTPTQDYDTFLQAITGLVHSADRTLGGACRAIGIGLPGVRDRSTGRQLSANVPSLTGRLVGEDLQARLQRPLQFGNDLQCFALSEAHGGAGEGYRSMFGAILGTGAGGGFCVGGQLLTGANGIAGEWGHWSIPATLLQRHALPVLPCACGLRGCLERYVSGNGLALIHEGRGGDAVDATAVVALAHAGDAIAMQALDIHRDLLGYSFANLILAIDPHVIVLGGGLSKLEQLYHDLPAAIVPYLFQGVRVPPILPPTFGDAGGARGAALLARQHHPAC, encoded by the coding sequence ATGCAGTGCTGGTACGGCATCGACGTTGGTGGCACCAAGATCGAGCTGGTGGCCTACGACGCCACCCTGCGCGAACTGCACCGTGAGCGGGTGACCACGCCCACGCAGGACTACGACACCTTCCTGCAGGCGATCACCGGGCTGGTGCACAGCGCCGACCGCACGCTGGGCGGCGCGTGCCGCGCCATCGGTATCGGCCTGCCGGGCGTGCGCGACCGCAGCACCGGGCGGCAGCTGAGCGCGAACGTGCCCAGCCTCACTGGCCGCCTGGTGGGCGAGGACCTGCAGGCCCGGCTGCAACGGCCGTTGCAGTTCGGCAACGACCTGCAGTGCTTCGCCCTGAGCGAGGCGCATGGCGGCGCGGGCGAGGGGTACCGAAGCATGTTCGGCGCGATCCTGGGCACCGGTGCCGGTGGCGGTTTCTGCGTGGGCGGCCAGCTGCTCACCGGGGCCAACGGCATCGCCGGCGAGTGGGGGCACTGGAGCATTCCAGCCACGCTGCTGCAGCGCCATGCGCTGCCGGTGCTGCCGTGCGCGTGCGGCCTGCGCGGTTGTCTGGAACGCTACGTGTCCGGCAATGGGTTGGCGCTGATCCACGAAGGCCGCGGCGGTGATGCCGTGGACGCCACCGCCGTGGTGGCGCTGGCCCACGCCGGCGATGCCATCGCCATGCAGGCGCTGGACATCCACCGCGACCTGCTCGGCTACAGCTTCGCCAACCTGATCCTGGCCATCGACCCGCACGTGATCGTGCTGGGCGGCGGCCTGTCCAAGCTGGAGCAGCTGTACCACGACCTGCCCGCCGCGATCGTTCCCTACCTGTTCCAGGGGGTGCGCGTGCCGCCGATCCTGCCACCCACCTTCGGCGATGCCGGCGGTGCGCGCGGCGCGGCGCTGTTGGCCCGCCAGCACCACCCTGCCTGCTGA